AATAGCAGGTTGACAACCGCAATTAAAACTAAGGCACCGTAAGCAACACCCGCAATATCGGCCACCCGTCGATCCTTGATTTTTTGATATATCCACGGACTCAGCGTTTGCGACAATGCAACGTTAAATAAGATCATGATTTGTGAAAGTGAGTACGCCAAACTATAAATGCCCGCACTTTTCGTATTTACCATGTTCGCAATCATAATCCGGTCAGCACTACTCAGAACGATTTGTGAAAGATAATGTGGGGCCAACGGGATGTTGAACATTAATGCGTGACGCCAAAAATGGCGCGAGAAAAACGTTTTGCCACGATACATTTGCACAAAAAACAAGCCCGTATAGCCTACCAGTTCCACTAATGCTAGCCCTAAAAATCGAGCCGTCACTTTATCATTCGCATACACAACGAGCAATACGCCTACTAACGGTTTGGCGATTGCAACCAGCAAGGTCACCATCACCAATGATTTGTATTGCAAGGCAACTCGGCGCTCACCAGCCCAAAAATTAAAAACTGACGAGGTCCATACCATTAGAAGCATCGCCAACATCTGCGTCGTCGTTAAAGAAAAGACACTATTCCAAAAATCACGAAAGCCAAGGTAAACTAGTGTCCATGCTAATACCAACACAACCGTTAATCCTTGTAATGCAGCCGAATATCGACGTCGATCATGGCTGAATTTGATGAGACCTTGAGTATAAACGCCGTAGCACAGATTTAGTGAGACGATGATCGTGACGATAGTCAGCCAGGAGTACAGCACATTAAATTGACCATACTCGGAAGTAGACATTATTCTGGTAAAAATGGGCGTTGCGATTATTGAAATGCTCTTTTCAAAAAAAGCACAGACTAAGAACCAAAGTGAGGCCTTAACTTGCTTTGGCAAATGCCGATATTTATTTCTAATACTGACTAACATAAATTCCTTTCTCATAGGTCTGAACTGAGCATCACATCCCCTGCTTACTAATAACAAATCTCATAAGCACCGCACACGTTCAATCACTTGGTTGTTGTCGATACCGGCGCCCATTTACCGACCAAATCGTTCTTAAACGTAAATAGTTGATCACATAGTAACAATTATCTGGGGATGTCACCATTGCGCGGACTAACGCAGCCAGGGCCTGACCAAGTTTTCGTTTGCGCATACTGGCCATCGCCATCGTAAAATATTTTTGCCCACGATTAAACGTACTTTGGGCACGGACGTCATTTATTTTGTCTGTTAACGCCGACATCCCGCGGCCGAAACTGTCTGCTCCCGTCCGTTTACGTTCCGCATACAATTGTTGAATATAGCGCGATACCAGATACGTTTTCCACGCGTCGCTGGTCATACTATTACCGCGTAACCGATAGTTCAACACTCGGCGGTTAATTGACCCGATTTTGAATCCATTAGCAAGCAGCCGCAGCCAAAGATCATAGTCCTCAGCCGTTGGTAATAAACGGTAACCACCGACTTGTTGGACGGCCGTTTTCCGCATTAAAACGGTGGGATGAATAATTGTCGAACCATAGGGCAGGATTTTTTGAATTAGTGGTTCAGCCTCGGGAATGGCCGATTTTTCCCCGACAACCTCATCCTGTTCATCAAGATAAGTAATATTTCCGGAAATTAAATCCAAATCGCGCGTTTTTAACGCCTCTAATTCCACTTCGAGCCGATTAGTGACAGAAATATCATCCGCATCCATCCGCGCAATCAACTCACTACTTGCT
This Lactiplantibacillus plantarum DNA region includes the following protein-coding sequences:
- a CDS encoding lipopolysaccharide biosynthesis protein; the protein is MLVSIRNKYRHLPKQVKASLWFLVCAFFEKSISIIATPIFTRIMSTSEYGQFNVLYSWLTIVTIIVSLNLCYGVYTQGLIKFSHDRRRYSAALQGLTVVLVLAWTLVYLGFRDFWNSVFSLTTTQMLAMLLMVWTSSVFNFWAGERRVALQYKSLVMVTLLVAIAKPLVGVLLVVYANDKVTARFLGLALVELVGYTGLFFVQMYRGKTFFSRHFWRHALMFNIPLAPHYLSQIVLSSADRIMIANMVNTKSAGIYSLAYSLSQIMILFNVALSQTLSPWIYQKIKDRRVADIAGVAYGALVLIAVVNLLLIAFAPEIVSIFAPRAYAKATWIVPPIAMSVFFIFAFDLFAKFEFYYERTSLIMIASVIGAVLNVALNYWLIPILGYEVAGYTTLICYVMYAVVHYWFMNRICREKLGTLPYDRKILGLITLTFLAVGFLFLGGYHSVVLRYLLILITAVVGFSKRDYLMTIVNQMLRVRKPI
- a CDS encoding glycosyltransferase, which encodes MAISVIMSVYNERPEQVQQAVDSILKQTYLPREFVIVLDNPERSDLKDLLMDYDFRVEMIKLVCNPENLGLAASLNKAIELASSELIARMDADDISVTNRLEVELEALKTRDLDLISGNITYLDEQDEVVGEKSAIPEAEPLIQKILPYGSTIIHPTVLMRKTAVQQVGGYRLLPTAEDYDLWLRLLANGFKIGSINRRVLNYRLRGNSMTSDAWKTYLVSRYIQQLYAERKRTGADSFGRGMSALTDKINDVRAQSTFNRGQKYFTMAMASMRKRKLGQALAALVRAMVTSPDNCYYVINYLRLRTIWSVNGRRYRQQPSD